The following coding sequences lie in one Xylocopa sonorina isolate GNS202 chromosome 7, iyXylSono1_principal, whole genome shotgun sequence genomic window:
- the Swm gene encoding zinc finger protein swm: MIIENPDQFKAWLTAVLEPLCDADPAALAKYVYALVKKDKTLEELRGGMVEQLDVFLQQETKNFVELLFKTLETQEYVLPPPKSDPDGGGTPPGVNPPPPVLTTEKITESTIPITSINTNPPVPLQMNGSAPMAIGKRETRKSDSEKIDKEKEKRSRSRSGRMRSRTRSRSRSWERDRRRSRSREHIRRDRERDRSRPWRNESPPNTRRHDRRRSRSRSTSPIRPRIRDGPDNRDHRARFRNRSPTPLRSRSRSRSLDRKKIDRSERMEVDRSERIEGSPGGGTPTQDSNHGDVDMRLSTTSQSIQSVVAVASNVPNNQPGFQAKRRCRDFDEKGYCMRGDLCPYDHGTDPVVLEDVALSRVLTFGPHSAQAPGTVPVTAVPEPPPGPNGNAPPQHLPLASLPPPHLRNQHHSNMDAFAEYNPDAPSMEPRMPWGRHPQPGPGIYGRGQRELISVPVIPHTNSSEITHTQSNPLKRKQAFDFNRLGPKQRVVHNPANCSLELKKVPRSLNNITQLNNHFSKFGKIVNIQVNFGGDPEGALVTFQLPTEAKAAYRSTEAVLNNRFIKVFWHNNVNNNAAGGAIENVPPGCRPSVKERLGAAVTAPAKTDENEYIPTRRSTDEQVSQTLTPTSPKTTPAPTREDKVLAIKKTQEILAAKETLKKKQEEKRKEALKLTVDLRKRKQELLDKHLIEIRALIDKAEKNPEQKDAIMATIKTIQQSIDNLRKDLAVNGQIGGGKTQIKSREQTQKEILDAELDLMTAQQEGQDAGELQKKLNDLRAQAAALGLNAGPAVGRGARSSRVIRGSHALSYRGRGRGSFAHVSVDHRPTSLLVSGYETEEKAEVLAHFQQFGEIVNQIVDDATPSIVINFKSRKEAEVALVKGRTFQDRLLSITWVSGHHLHRGGGASNTNASVQLSSRSEQAPPTTDEDIDLEGNAEALLLEENEEEEDEDGEPRSWRR, encoded by the exons ATGATAATAGAGAATCCGGATCAATTCAAGGCGTGGCTCACTGCCGTCTTGGAGCCACT TTGTGACGCAGATCCTGCAGCATTAGCAAAATATGTATACGCTCTTGTTAAAAAAGACAAAACACTGGAAGAATTACGAGGTGGCATGGTTGAACAACTTGATGTATTTTTACAGCAAG AGACAAAAAATTTTGTGGAATTGCTATTCAAAACATTGGAAACTCAGGAGTATGTACTTCCACCTCCGAAAAGTGATCCAGATGGTGGTGGGACACCACCAGGTGTAAATCCACCACCGCCTGTGTTGACCACAGAAAAGATAACTGAAAGTACAATTCCAATTACTTCTATCAACACAAATCCCCCTGttccgcttcaaatgaacggatCTGCACCTATGGCAATAGGTAAACGTGAAACTAGAAAATCAGACTCTGAGAAAATTGATAAAGAAAAGGAGAAACGTTCTAGGAGTCG GAGCGGTCGAATGAGATCCCGAACAAGATCACGTTCACGTTCGTGGGAAAGAGACAGGCGAAGATCAAGAAGCAGGGAACATATTCGTCGCGATCGAGAACGCGATAGAAGTCGACCATGGAGAAACGAATCGCCGCCAAACACACGACGACATGATCGAAG ACGGAGTAGAAGTCGTAGTACGTCACCTATACGACCAAGAATACGAGACGGTCCTGACAACCGTGATCATAGGGCACGATTTAGAAACAGATCTCCAACACCTCTTCGATCAAGATCCCGATCAAGATCATTAGACCGTAAGAAGATAGATCGTTCTGAAAGGATGGAAGTGGACAGATCGGAAAGAATCGAGGGTAGTCCTGGTGGTGGTACTCCGACACAGGATAGTAACCATGGGGATGTAGACATGAGGTTGTCTACTACTAGTCAATCAATTCAAAGCGTCGTGGCCGTTGCTTCTAATGTTCCAAATAACCAACCAGGTTTCCAAGCAAAGAGGAGATGCAGGGATTTTGATG AAAAGGGATACTGCATGAGAGGTGATCTATGCCCCTACGATCACGGTACAGACCCAGTTGTATTGGAAGATGTAGCTCTAAGTCGCGTTTTGACCTTTGGTCCGCATAGTGCTCAAGCACCAGGCACAGTACCCGTAACCGCTGTACCAGAACCACCTCCAGGACCTAACGGAAATGCTCCACCGCAGCATCTTCCTCTTGCAAGTTTACCACCACCGCATTTAAGAAATCAACACCATTCCAACATGG ATGCTTTCGCGGAATACAATCCAGATGCACCAAGTATGGAACCTCGAATGCCATGGGGTAGACATCCCCAACCGGGACCTGGAATTTATGGAAGGGGTCAACGGGAATTAATTAGTGTGCCAGTAATTCCACATACAAACTCATCTGAAATAACTCATACGCAATCGAATCCATTAAAACGTAAACAGGCATTTGATTTCAATCGTCTTGGACCAAAACAACGAGTGGTACACAATCCAGCTAATTGTTCCCTGGAATTGAAAAAAGTTCCGCGCAGCTTGAATAATATAACCCAGTTAAATAATCATTTCTCGAAATTCGGTAAAATTGTAAATATCCAAGTTAATTTCGGCGGAGATCCCGAGGGAGCGTTGGTTACCTTCCAGCTACCAACTGAGGCAAAGGCTGCATATAGAAGTACAGAGGCTGTGTTGAATAATAGATTTATCAAAGTTTTTTGGCATAACAATGTTAACAACAATGCAGCTGGCGGTGCCATTGAAAACGTACCACCGG GCTGCCGCCCCTCTGTTAAAGAACGGTTAGGCGCTGCTGTTACTGCACCAGCAAAAACTGATGAGAACGAATATATTCCCACCCGTCGTTCAACTGACGAACAAGTCTCGCAAACGTTGACACCGACATCGCCGAAAACTACTCCCGCCCCTACGCGAGAGGACAAAGTTCTCGCAATAAAAAAGACACAAGAGATATTAGCTGCTAAGGAAACCTTAAAGAAAAAACAGGAAGAGAAGCGTAAAGAGGCGTTAAAATTGACCGTTGACTTACGTAAACGGAAACAAGAATTGTTAGACAAGCATTTGATTGAGATACGAGCTTTGATCGATAAAGCCGAGAAAAATCCAGAACAGAAGGATGCGATCATGGCAACGATTAAAACGATACAACAATCGATTGATAATCTACGGAAAGATTTAGCTGTGAACGGTCAAATCGGCGGCGGTAAAACGCAGATCAAATCTAGAGAACAAACTCAAAAAGAGATTTTAGATGCGGAGTTAGATTTGATGACGGCACAACAAGAAGGACAGGACGCTGGAGAActgcaaaagaaattaaatgattTACGAGCTCAAGCTGCTGCGTTGGGTTTAAACGCAGGTCCCGCTGTTGGTAGAGGTGCAAGATCCAGTAGAGTCATCCGGGGTAGTCACGCATTGTCGTATAGGGGTCGTGGTAGAGGGAGTTTTGCCCATGTTTCGGTAGATCATAGACCGACGAGTCTTCTAGTCTCTGGTTACGAAACCGAAGAAAAGGCTGAAGTTTTAGCGCATTTTCAA CAATTTGGCGAAATAGTAAATCAAATAGTAGATGACGCAACCCCTTCAATTGTAATCAACTTCAAATCAAGAAAAGAAGcagaagtagcattagtaaaaGGACGCACATTTCAAGATAGATTATTATCCATAACATGGGTGTCTGGACATCACTTACATCGCGGCGGAGGTGCTAGTAATACAAATGCATCCGTGCAACTTTCATCACGTTCCGAACAAGCACCACCTACCACAGACGAAGATATTGATTTAGAG GGTAACGCTGAGGCACTACTGCTCGAAGAAAATGAAGAAGAAGAGGACGAAGACGGTGAACCGCGAAGCTGGCGGCGATAG
- the LOC143425640 gene encoding excitatory amino acid transporter 3 translates to MNILKRILKQKLILRTVVGVCAGITTGLVLKTFTPQPWSKRNVMYLKFPGELFIRLVNCLILPLVMSSIVSATCNLKKSGQIGLMALYYYITTTMLGIILSVTLVQIIRPGELLKNKNIVSQSTSRSYITLDTILDLLRNLLPDNIVNACLHQYQTVLEKSQNESVPIEEWNIDHTSVVGTNVLGLVFFSLILGLAIGDIEAKGEPLMNFFRSLSDAMMKIMSWAIMLVPISALFLISAKIVEVEDFDSVIKRLGIYILTVFSGLLIQGLILLPLLYFLCTRKSPYNIILKLGPAFVTAFGTSSSTATVPVTISCLESIGVPSKISRFIVPIGAAINMDGIALYESIGAIFIIQLHGLQFSLFKTIIICITCTVSCIGAAGLPSGGYVMLIMVLNSVGVPVEDVSLIIAIDWFVDRFRTTLNIVADALGADIISHHYKKNKRNSMPEEMELYSSM, encoded by the exons ATGAATATATTGAAAAGAATACTGAAGCAGAAATTAATATTGAGGACAGTTGTTGGTGTGTGTGCTGGTATTACAACAGGACTTGTTCTTAAAACTTTTACCCCTCAACCATGGTCAaaacgaaatgtaatgtatttgAAATTTCCTGGAGAACTGTTCATAAGATTGGTAAATTGTTTGATATTACCACTTGTAATGTCCAGCATAGTGAGTGCCACTTGCAACTTGAAGAAATCAG GTCAAATTGGATTAATGGCACTATATTATTACATAACAACAACAATGCTCGGAATAATATTAAGTGTGACACTTGTTCAAATAATAAGACCCGGAGAATtgcttaaaaataaaaatattgtatCGCAAAGTACATCCAGATCTTACATAACATTGGACACAATCCTAGATTTACTTCG AAATTTGTTGCCGGACAATATAGTGAATGCATGTTTACATCAG TACCAAACAGTATTAGAAAAATCGCAAAATGAGTCAG TGCCAATTGAAGAATGGAATATAGACCATACTAGTGTAGTGGGAACGAATGTGTTAGGACTGGTATTCtttagtttaatactaggtctaGCTATTGGAGACATAGAAGCAAAAGGAGAACCTTTGATGAACTTTTTCCGCTCTTTATCTGATGCAATGATGAAGATCATGAGTTGGGCAATAAT GCTGGTTCCAATAAGCGCATTATTTCTTATATCTGCAAAAATTGTGGAAGTAGAAGACTTCGACAGTGTGATAAAACGACTGGGAATTTACATTTTAACTGTCTTCAGTGGTTTGCTCATACAGGGTTTAATATTACTTCCCCTATTGTATTTTTTATGCACAcgtaaatcaccatataatatTATACTCAAGCTTGGGCCTGCATTCGTCACGGCATTTGGTACATCATCAAG TACAGCTACGGTGCCAGTAACAATATCATGCTTGGAAAGCATCGGGGTGCCTTCTAAGATATCTAGATTTATTGTACCAATTGGTGCAGCCATAAACATGGATGGTATAGCATTGTATGAAAGTATCGGAGCAATTTTCATAATCCAATTACACGgattacaattttcattgttcaAAACTATAATTATTTG TATAACGTGTACTGTATCGTGTATTGGTGCTGCCGGCTTACCTAGTGGTGGTTATGTAATGCTGATAATGGTGTTAAACTCCGTTGGGGTCCCAGTGGAAGATGTTTCATTAATTATCGCCATCGACTGGTTTGT AGATCGCTTTCGAACGACCTTAAACATCGTGGCTGACGCTTTAGGTGCTGACATAATAAGTCATCATTACAAGAAAAATAAACGGAATTCCATGCCGGAGGAGATGGAATTGTATTCGTCCATGTAA
- the LOC143425583 gene encoding sodium/bile acid cotransporter 7: MQKNYIYDDQPKKKQNELLYRYGYFLLMLLCMVLASIKPNFGKTNGVLNGNIIIRYFAVPLTYLEAGILCDPKTLYLTLNNGSLLLFTMIFIYVVIPFLMRLGVCLLTYANVNVWLLKGMEVLYCMPPPFNTSFVLCRLAEADLSTSIVITLVSHFGGLFISPILLYFVLGASTPPLVGVNVRETIYSTIIPLVIGIAIQVVILKYDFCPKIKSPWFSQGLLLATAYHWFCDAVLMDASSLQATDVLLCVLIACVGQLFLSSLCWILCSRWLPRNILLAAIFTCTHKSVGLGSWILRGAYHGSVHGSAVNLPLSVLPVAQLLLGSFLAGWLSP, encoded by the exons ATGCAAAAGAATTATATATACGATGATCAACCAAAGAAAAAACAAAATGAACTTTTATATAGATAtggatactttttattaatgtTATTATGCATGGTACTTGCTTCTATCAAACCAAATTTTGGTAAAACAAATG GTGTTTTGAATGGGAATATCATTATTCGGTATTTTGCTGTGCCTTTAACATATTTAGAAGCAGGCATACTATGTGATCCGAAAACACTTTATTTAACTTTAAACAATGGTTCTCTTTTATTATTTACAATGATTTTTATATATGTTGTAATACCCTTCTTAATGAGGCTTGGAGTATGTCTACTAACTTATGCCAATGTTAATGTATGGTTGTTGAAAGGAAtggaa GTACTTTACTGTATGCCACCTCCATTTAATACAAGTTTTGTCTTGTGTCGATTAGCAGAAGCAGATTTATCCACAAGCATCGTGATTACTTTAGTGTCTCACTTTGGAgggttatttatatctcctatATTATTGTATTTTGTA CTAGGTGCATCCACACCACCATTGGTTGGTGTGAACGTGAGAGAAACGATTTATAGTACAATTATACCGCTAGTCATTGGCATTGCGATTCAAGTCGTCATTTTAAAGTATGACTTTTGTCCTAAAATTAAGTCACCATGGTTTTCTCAGGGACTATTATTAGCCACAGCATATCACTGGTTTTGTGATGCCGTATTGATGGATGCATCATCTTTGCAAGCCACTGATGTATTATTATGTGTACTAATTG CTTGCGTGGGACAGCTGTTTCTTAGCTCCTTATGTTGGATTTTATGCTCTCGATGGTTACCTCGAAATATCTTGCTAGCCGCAATTTTTACGTGTACTCACAAATCGGTTGGTCTTGGCAGCTGGATTTTACGCGGTGCTTATCATGGTTCAGTCCATGGTTCAGCAGTGAATTTACCATTATCTGTATTACCAGTTGCGCAATTGTTGTTGGGTAGTTTCTTAGCTGGTTGGTTGTCTCCATAA